A window from Shewanella livingstonensis encodes these proteins:
- the caiB gene encoding L-carnitine CoA-transferase gives MSQKLTTPTFGPLAGVRVVFSGIEIAGPFAGQMLAEWGAEVIWIENVAYADTIRVQPNYPELSRRNLHALSLNIFKDEGRDAFLKLMETTDIFIEASKGPAFARRGITDEILWQHNPKLVIAHLSGFGQYGTDEYTNLPAYNTIAQAFSGYLIQNGDKDQPMPAFPYTADYFSGMTATTSALAALYHVRETGVGESIDIAMYEVMLRMGQYFMMDHFNGGEVCPRMTKGKDPYYAGCGLYTCKDGYIVMELVGAMQIEEMFKDMEISHLFGTEEIPEGTQLIHRVECPFGPQVEDSLDAYLATRTIDEVLARFAELKVACSKVLTIPELESNPQYVARESITQWQNIDGKTFKGPNVMPKFKNNPGQIWRGMPKHGMDTADILSSIGYSEAEIQNLSEKGLAKVSDK, from the coding sequence ATGTCACAAAAATTAACCACCCCAACGTTCGGCCCGCTAGCTGGGGTTCGGGTTGTATTTTCCGGTATCGAAATCGCAGGGCCATTTGCTGGCCAGATGCTTGCCGAATGGGGCGCTGAAGTTATTTGGATTGAGAATGTAGCTTACGCAGATACCATCCGTGTACAACCTAATTATCCGGAATTGTCACGTCGCAATTTACATGCTTTATCTTTGAATATTTTTAAAGATGAAGGCCGCGATGCTTTTCTTAAGTTAATGGAAACAACAGATATTTTCATTGAGGCCAGTAAAGGACCCGCATTTGCCCGTCGCGGTATTACTGACGAAATTTTGTGGCAACATAATCCTAAACTGGTTATTGCTCATTTATCTGGTTTCGGTCAGTACGGCACCGATGAATATACTAACCTCCCTGCTTACAATACGATTGCTCAGGCCTTCAGTGGTTATTTAATCCAAAATGGTGACAAAGATCAGCCAATGCCGGCTTTTCCTTATACCGCGGATTACTTCTCTGGCATGACTGCTACGACTTCAGCCTTAGCTGCTTTATATCATGTGCGTGAAACCGGCGTTGGTGAAAGCATTGATATCGCTATGTATGAAGTGATGTTACGCATGGGCCAGTACTTCATGATGGATCATTTCAATGGTGGCGAAGTCTGTCCTCGAATGACCAAAGGTAAAGACCCATATTACGCAGGTTGTGGTTTGTATACCTGTAAAGATGGCTATATCGTTATGGAACTAGTCGGAGCAATGCAGATTGAAGAAATGTTCAAAGACATGGAGATTTCTCATCTATTTGGCACTGAAGAAATCCCTGAAGGTACTCAGTTAATTCATCGAGTTGAATGTCCTTTTGGACCGCAAGTTGAAGATAGTTTAGATGCTTATCTAGCGACTCGCACTATTGATGAAGTATTGGCTAGATTTGCTGAATTAAAAGTGGCCTGTTCGAAAGTACTTACGATACCTGAGCTTGAGTCTAATCCTCAGTATGTAGCTCGTGAATCAATCACACAGTGGCAAAATATAGATGGCAAGACTTTTAAAGGGCCAAACGTCATGCCAAAGTTTAAGAATAATCCAGGCCAAATTTGGCGTGGTATGCCAAAACATGGCATGGATACCGCCGATATCTTGAGTAGCATTGGTTATTCAGAAGCGGAGATACAAAATTTAAGTGAAAAAGGCTTAGCCAAAGTTTCTGATAAGTAA
- the caiA gene encoding crotonobetainyl-CoA dehydrogenase, whose amino-acid sequence MDFKLTDEQELFVSGIRDLMAKENWESYFSECDANSQYPERFVKELADMGIDSLLLPEEYDGFNEGMVTLTAIWEELGRLGAPTYVLYQLPGIATVLRHGNQAQIDKIMAFRGTGKQMWNSAITEPSAGSDVGSLLTTYKRKDGKVYLTGSKCFITSAAGTPYIVVMAKDADSEKPIFTEWFVDMSKPGIKLSKLPKLGLKMDSCCELQFDELELEESDMFGEEGNGFLRVKEEFDSERFLVALTNYGAAYCAFEDAAKYANQRVQFGEAIGRYQLIQEKFAHMAIKLNSMKNMVYEAAWKCDNGVMTAGDSAMCKFYCANAGFEVIDSAMQVLGGYAIAGEHRISRMWRDIRVDRVSGGSDEMQILTLGRSVLKQYK is encoded by the coding sequence ATGGATTTTAAATTAACAGACGAGCAAGAGTTATTTGTTTCTGGTATTCGCGATTTAATGGCGAAAGAAAATTGGGAAAGCTACTTTTCTGAGTGTGATGCGAACAGTCAATATCCTGAAAGATTTGTTAAAGAATTAGCTGATATGGGAATCGACAGTTTGTTGCTTCCTGAAGAGTACGATGGATTCAATGAAGGCATGGTAACTCTTACTGCTATTTGGGAAGAGCTAGGCAGATTGGGTGCTCCAACTTATGTGCTGTATCAGTTACCTGGTATTGCTACTGTGTTGAGACATGGCAACCAAGCGCAAATTGATAAAATAATGGCATTCCGTGGTACGGGTAAACAAATGTGGAATTCGGCCATTACTGAGCCTAGTGCTGGTTCTGACGTGGGTAGTTTACTGACTACTTATAAAAGAAAAGATGGCAAAGTTTATCTGACTGGTAGCAAGTGCTTTATCACGAGTGCGGCGGGTACACCTTACATTGTGGTTATGGCGAAAGATGCTGATTCAGAGAAGCCAATCTTCACTGAGTGGTTTGTCGATATGTCTAAACCAGGTATTAAGCTTAGCAAGTTACCAAAATTGGGCTTAAAAATGGATAGCTGCTGTGAGTTGCAGTTTGACGAACTTGAGTTAGAAGAGTCAGACATGTTTGGTGAGGAAGGTAATGGCTTCCTTCGAGTTAAAGAAGAGTTCGACTCTGAGCGTTTCCTCGTAGCATTGACTAACTATGGTGCTGCTTATTGTGCATTTGAAGATGCGGCTAAATATGCCAATCAACGTGTGCAATTTGGCGAGGCGATTGGTCGTTACCAACTAATCCAAGAGAAGTTTGCTCATATGGCTATCAAGCTTAACAGCATGAAAAATATGGTTTATGAAGCTGCTTGGAAATGTGATAACGGTGTTATGACTGCTGGGGACTCTGCTATGTGCAAATTTTACTGCGCAAATGCAGGCTTCGAAGTGATTGATTCTGCCATGCAAGTTCTAGGTGGTTATGCCATCGCTGGCGAGCATCGTATCAGCCGTATGTGGCGAGACATTCGTGTCGACAGAGTGTCAGGCGGTTCTGATGAAATGCAAATATTGACCTTAGGTCGCTCTGTGTTGAAGCAATATAAGTAA